A segment of the Mangrovimonas sp. YM274 genome:
ACTTATTAAAGGTAATAACGCCAAGGATTTTAAGAATTTTGTTCTCTCCATTTCATAAACAATTTATGAAACTTGTTTTACAAATTGCACTTCTGCTAAAATTCTAACCTCTTCGCCAACCAGAACACCTCCTGTTTCCAAAGCGGCATTCCAATTTAATTCCCAGTCTTTACGATTTATTTTTCCTGTGATTTCCAAAGCCAATTTTTCATTGCCCCATGGATCTTTATTGGTTCCGCCGTAGGTGACATTTAAAGCTACTTCATTACTAATGCCTTTGATGGTAAGTAAGCCTTTCAGTTTGTATTCATCATCATCTACTTTATTGAAGGATTTGCCTTCAAAAGTAATGGTTTCGTGGTTTTCAACATCGAAAAAGTCAGCGCTTTTTAGGTGGGTGTCCCGTTCGGTGTTGTGAGTGGAAATAGAACCAGCCTGAATGGTTGCCGTTACTGGTGTGTTAAAGAAATCGTCTCCATTTACAGAGGCTTCAAACTCGGTGAAACTTCCTTTGACATTAGAAATCATTAAGTGTTTTACTTTAAAACCTATTTCGCTGTGTGTTGGGTCTATAACCCATGTTGTTGTTGCCATTTGATAAAAATTTTAATTACTGTTTCTAGTTTATTTGATATGTTTTTTGTGTTATTGAGCAAGTCCTATTTGTCTCATAAAATCTTGATTGTCGTAGAATAGGTATTCTTCAATCATTTTACCGTCTTTCCAATGACCTATGGTTGCCATTCTCAATTTGAATTTTTTGCCAGTTGGAGGTATGGTTTTTCCATCACCAATGGGCATTGGTTCTGAAAAAGTTCCTTCTAATTCGCCTATTACCGCGGTCCAATCGCCACTGCCAAAGCGTACAGGGTGCTTTTCGATTTTTGTATCGGGAGCAAAAATGAACATGGGTTTTAAATCGTCTATATGAGAAGGAAACAACCCTTTTGTAGTGCTTCCGTCTGCATTGTACACTACAATATCGTCAGTATGGCTATGGCTGAATTTGTCCCATTTTTGATTGGTAAAATACTCAAAGTCTAGTGTGTCAAAAGTAGCTAGCCGCTGCTTTATTAAAGCTTCATTGGCTTTATAGCCTTGCAACTCGGCTTCTAACTTGTCTAGTTTAGTTTGAAGCTCGTTGGTGTTGTTTTGGGAACAACTGCTAAACAATGTTACGGCCACTAGCGTAACGATTGTTAGAATTCTTGAATTTTTGAATGTTGTTTTCATGTGTAATCATTTTATTTATAGCTGATTAAATTGCTGATACAAAGATGAAAACAATAAGCGGTTTAGTTGTTACACTAATCGGAAATAGGATTGTAGATTTAGGAAACCAATATTTTTTTCATGTCGTCTCTAAATTCACTGGGGGATTGTCCTGACTTTTTTTTGAAGACATTAGAAAAGTATGAATTTTCATTGTAGCCCAAATCATAGGCTATTTCTGAAATGGTTTTGTCTGTGGAAATGAGCAAGTTTTTGGCCTCAATGAGTTTTCTGGTCTCAATAAGTTCCGATACGCTTTGCTCCATGATGTTTTGACATATCATGTTGAGGTTTCGTGAGGACATAAAGAGTTTTTCGGCATAAAATTCTACACCAACAGGGCGGTGGTAGTTTTCCTCCAGAATAGTGAGAAAGTTTTTAAAGGTTGTATTTTGTGTTTTTTCCAGGGGTTCGTTTGGGGTTTCCAGTTTTTTGCGTTCTACCTCAATCATTGTAAAGAGAACACTCAATAGCTGTCTTATAATAGCATAGTTAGGAGTACCTTGTTGGGTTTCTTCAAAGATCATTTGGCAGAGCTTTACCAAACGTTCTGTGCAATAGTCCTTGTTTAATTTTAAATTGGCTTGATTATGGTATAGCGAATAAAGTTGAAAGGTGCTTTCTGGGATAAACTCACTTTTAAAGCGAAGGCTCCAAATGTCGCACTTGCCATTGATAGCTTTGGGAATGACACGGTGCAATTTACCTTTGGTAATAAAGCTCACAAACGGAGCTTCGATAGTTTTGGAGTTAAAGTCTATAAAGTGTTCCAATTCACCTTCAAGGCCAATAAGCAGTTCCTCAAAATCATGATTGTGTGGTTCATCTGGTTGTGAGGCTATTTTTTCGGCCTCGGCGGCATCAACTTTAAAAATATGGAACAGTTTGTTCATTTTGGAACCAATTGAAATTAGCTTGAATTAATGTTTGATAGCTAACAGAAATATACAAAAAGGATTCCGTATCAGGAACCCTTTTTGTGTAATGTTTAAAGTGCTTGCTTAACCGATTGGGTCAAAGAAGTTGTGGGTCTTCCCAAAAGTTTTGACAATTGCTGTCCATCGTCAAATAAATCACCTCGTGATGCAGAAACATCCCAACTAGCTAAACCTTTGGCCAGTCCTTCTGGAGCTCCAGCTTCCAATAAAATAGCGGCGTATTCTTCTTCCGGTAGATTGTTATAGGAAATGGTTTTTCCTGATTGTTTCGATATTTCTTCGGCAAGGTCTGTTAAAGTGTAGCTTTGGTCGCCAGCAAGCTCCAATGTTTTACCCTTGTAGCTGTCATCTGTGATTACAATGGCCAAAGCTTCGGCATAATCCAATCTAGCAGCCGATGAAATTTTTCCATTTCCCGCGCTGCCAATAAAAGCCCCGTTTTCTAACGCATTTGGTATAGAAGCAGTATAGTTTTCAGAATACCAACCGTTGCGTAAAATTGTAGCATTAATACCGGAGTCGTTGAGTGCCTGCTCTGTGGAAATATGTTCGCCTGCCAAACTTAATGAGGAAGTGTCTGCGCGTAGCAAGCTGGTGTAGACAATCCAATTAACGTTCGATTTTTTTGCAGCGTCAATAACATTTTGGTGTTGGCGAGCTCTTTGACCTATTTCGTTAGCCGAAATAAAAACCAATCTATCAATGCCTTCTAGAGACTTTTCTAAACTTGAAGGATCATTATAATCGAATTTGCGTGTTTTGACACCTAAATTTTTGGCTTTCTCTGTGGACCGAACTAAGGCTACTAAATTCTCAGATTGTTCTCTTTTTAACAATTCCTGTACCACTAATCCCCCTAATTGACCAGTAGCACCTGTTATACCTATTTTCATAATGTTTGTATATTAAAGTTTCTGTTGTATATTTGATTTATAAAAGTATTTAACTAACTTTTAGTAAGTCAAATATACTATGTAAGTTTTTAATATGCAATAGGTTACGATTTCGTTAAATACTTACTTTGAAGTTAGTTATAGTAATAATCAGTCTTGTATGGAAAAAGAAAATTTGAAAAAATACAGTAATGTAGAAGAATGTCCGGTTAGAAATGTATTGGATAAGATTGGTAATAAATGGTCATTATTGATTCTGCTGATCTTGGAAGAAGAAAAAGTATTACGATTTAATGAATTGCATAGTTATATAGTGAGCATCTCTCAAAAAATGTTAAGTGTGACCTTGAAAAGTTTGGAAGCCGATGGGCTGGTAAAGCGCACTATTTACCCTCAAGTGCCCCCTAAAGTGGAATACGAGTTAACAGAAAGAGGCAGCTCTTTATTGCCACATATTCATAGTTTGGTAGCCTGGTCTAAAGACAATATTAGAGATATTAAGCAGTCCAGAAAAGACTATGAGGTAGTATCTCAAAAATAACAGCCCTTTTAAAATAGTTATTTTGTAATGTAGCCAATTGCTACAGGCTTTCTTTGGTAAAGAATGTAATTTAAATAGAGATTTACGACTCCTTATAAGAGCACAAAGGAATTTTAAGTGCAGTAATCACTATAAACCCCCGAATAAGAAAACGAATGAACACAAAACAAACCGCCTATTCTATTTTGGAATTAGCATTGATATCTAAAGGACAATCGGTGCAACAAACGTATAAAAATGCCGTGGCGCTGGCGCAAAAAGCGGAAGCCTTGAACTATACACGAATTTGGTTTGCCGAGCACCATAACATGATGGCTGTGGGTAGTAATGCTCCAACGGTGTTAATAGGGCATGTGGCCCAGCAAACTTCAAAAATACGCGTGGGGTCTGGAGGGGTGATGTTGCCTAACCATTCTCCTTTAATTGTAGCCGAGCAATTTGGTACACTCGGGAATTTATATCCCAATCGTGTTGATTTAGGTTTGGGGCGAGCTCCAGGAACCGATCGTGACACGGCTATGGCCATAAAATCAGATTTTTTGCAGGCCTCGCATTCCTTTCCTAAGGATATAGAACAGATTCAGGCTTTTTTTTCAAAACATAATGAATTGGCAAAAGTTAGGGCTGTGGTTGCGGAAGGAGTAGACGTACCTATTTATATTTTGGGCTCTAGTACGGATAGTGCTCATTTGGCTTCCAGAAAAGGGTTGCCATATGCCTTTGCTAGTCATTTTGCGACAGCACATTTAGATGAGGCCTTAGCTATCTACAGGGCGCAATTTGTGTCTTCCG
Coding sequences within it:
- a CDS encoding SDR family oxidoreductase, which codes for MKIGITGATGQLGGLVVQELLKREQSENLVALVRSTEKAKNLGVKTRKFDYNDPSSLEKSLEGIDRLVFISANEIGQRARQHQNVIDAAKKSNVNWIVYTSLLRADTSSLSLAGEHISTEQALNDSGINATILRNGWYSENYTASIPNALENGAFIGSAGNGKISSAARLDYAEALAIVITDDSYKGKTLELAGDQSYTLTDLAEEISKQSGKTISYNNLPEEEYAAILLEAGAPEGLAKGLASWDVSASRGDLFDDGQQLSKLLGRPTTSLTQSVKQAL
- a CDS encoding AraC family transcriptional regulator gives rise to the protein MNKLFHIFKVDAAEAEKIASQPDEPHNHDFEELLIGLEGELEHFIDFNSKTIEAPFVSFITKGKLHRVIPKAINGKCDIWSLRFKSEFIPESTFQLYSLYHNQANLKLNKDYCTERLVKLCQMIFEETQQGTPNYAIIRQLLSVLFTMIEVERKKLETPNEPLEKTQNTTFKNFLTILEENYHRPVGVEFYAEKLFMSSRNLNMICQNIMEQSVSELIETRKLIEAKNLLISTDKTISEIAYDLGYNENSYFSNVFKKKSGQSPSEFRDDMKKILVS
- a CDS encoding ester cyclase, translating into MKTTFKNSRILTIVTLVAVTLFSSCSQNNTNELQTKLDKLEAELQGYKANEALIKQRLATFDTLDFEYFTNQKWDKFSHSHTDDIVVYNADGSTTKGLFPSHIDDLKPMFIFAPDTKIEKHPVRFGSGDWTAVIGELEGTFSEPMPIGDGKTIPPTGKKFKLRMATIGHWKDGKMIEEYLFYDNQDFMRQIGLAQ
- a CDS encoding YceI family protein, with the translated sequence MATTTWVIDPTHSEIGFKVKHLMISNVKGSFTEFEASVNGDDFFNTPVTATIQAGSISTHNTERDTHLKSADFFDVENHETITFEGKSFNKVDDDEYKLKGLLTIKGISNEVALNVTYGGTNKDPWGNEKLALEITGKINRKDWELNWNAALETGGVLVGEEVRILAEVQFVKQVS
- a CDS encoding helix-turn-helix domain-containing protein, with product MEKENLKKYSNVEECPVRNVLDKIGNKWSLLILLILEEEKVLRFNELHSYIVSISQKMLSVTLKSLEADGLVKRTIYPQVPPKVEYELTERGSSLLPHIHSLVAWSKDNIRDIKQSRKDYEVVSQK
- a CDS encoding LLM class flavin-dependent oxidoreductase, which encodes MNTKQTAYSILELALISKGQSVQQTYKNAVALAQKAEALNYTRIWFAEHHNMMAVGSNAPTVLIGHVAQQTSKIRVGSGGVMLPNHSPLIVAEQFGTLGNLYPNRVDLGLGRAPGTDRDTAMAIKSDFLQASHSFPKDIEQIQAFFSKHNELAKVRAVVAEGVDVPIYILGSSTDSAHLASRKGLPYAFASHFATAHLDEALAIYRAQFVSSEVLEHPYVIAGVNVIIAETDEEAKRLQTSSLRMIIGMFTGKRDYLNAPTDMTPELKEIMQHPSIQNMIKYSFVGSKATVKKQVEAFLKQTQADELIISTNVYDINDRLYSLEKFAEVMQEVGVVEVE